Proteins found in one Paenibacillus sp. FSL R10-2782 genomic segment:
- the proS gene encoding proline--tRNA ligase: protein MSNDKQFVEEITPQSEDFSRWYIDVIKKAELMDYSPVRGCIVFRPDGFEIWEHIKEAMDVRFKETGHRNAYFPMFIPESFFQKEKEHVEGFNPELPWVTEAGGEKLEERLAIRPTSETMIGHMYSKWIQSYRDLPVLINQWANVVRWEKRTLPFLRTSEFLWQEGHTAHENEEEAREETMKMLEVYREVIEEVLAIPVITGQKTPSEKFAGAKDTFSLEAMMKDGRAVQAGTSHYMGTNFAVAFDIKYLSRENNLEFAHTTSWGTSTRLIGALIMVHGDDRGLALPPKVAPTQVIMVPIGPPKKRDAVIARADELFAELKQAGVRVKMDDRSDVSPGWKFNEYEMRGVPVRLEIGPRDMENGVCVLVSRISGEKKIVQQDNLAEEVHAMLAQVQQEMFDRAKSFMDENFYSVDTLDEMKALMEEKRGFTLAGWCGSEECEDKVKEVTGATSRNIPFKTTEQKTTCLCCGKPAKHTVVFARAY from the coding sequence ATGTCGAACGATAAACAGTTTGTTGAGGAAATTACGCCACAGAGCGAAGATTTTTCTCGATGGTATATTGATGTTATTAAAAAAGCAGAGCTGATGGATTACTCCCCGGTTCGCGGGTGTATTGTGTTCCGCCCTGACGGTTTTGAAATTTGGGAGCATATCAAGGAAGCCATGGATGTGCGTTTCAAAGAAACAGGTCATCGCAATGCCTATTTTCCGATGTTCATTCCCGAGAGCTTTTTCCAGAAGGAAAAAGAGCATGTCGAAGGATTTAACCCGGAGCTTCCTTGGGTAACTGAGGCTGGCGGGGAAAAGCTGGAGGAGCGCCTTGCGATCCGTCCAACTTCAGAGACAATGATCGGTCATATGTACTCCAAATGGATTCAATCCTATCGTGATCTGCCAGTGCTTATCAACCAATGGGCCAACGTGGTTCGTTGGGAAAAACGCACGCTTCCTTTCTTGCGTACGAGTGAGTTTTTGTGGCAGGAAGGTCACACTGCTCATGAAAATGAGGAAGAAGCACGCGAAGAAACGATGAAAATGCTGGAAGTATACCGTGAGGTTATCGAGGAAGTACTGGCTATCCCAGTTATTACCGGACAAAAAACACCTTCTGAAAAATTTGCTGGTGCGAAGGATACATTCTCACTGGAAGCGATGATGAAGGATGGACGTGCGGTGCAAGCAGGGACTTCTCACTATATGGGAACCAATTTTGCCGTTGCTTTTGATATTAAATATTTGAGTCGTGAAAATAATCTGGAATTCGCACATACCACTTCATGGGGAACAAGTACACGCTTGATTGGTGCACTGATTATGGTCCATGGGGATGATCGGGGGTTGGCTTTGCCTCCTAAAGTTGCACCTACGCAGGTCATTATGGTTCCTATCGGGCCACCTAAGAAGCGTGACGCAGTTATTGCCCGTGCAGATGAACTGTTCGCTGAACTGAAACAAGCGGGTGTACGTGTGAAAATGGACGACCGCAGTGATGTGAGTCCAGGTTGGAAGTTTAACGAATATGAAATGCGCGGTGTACCGGTGCGTCTGGAAATCGGACCTCGTGATATGGAAAATGGCGTTTGTGTGCTCGTATCCCGTATCAGTGGCGAGAAAAAGATTGTACAGCAGGATAACCTTGCTGAGGAAGTCCATGCTATGCTGGCACAGGTACAGCAGGAAATGTTTGATCGTGCCAAGAGCTTTATGGATGAAAACTTCTATTCCGTAGATACGCTGGATGAAATGAAGGCGCTTATGGAAGAGAAACGCGGCTTTACTTTGGCAGGCTGGTGCGGATCTGAAGAATGTGAAGACAAGGTTAAAGAAGTGACAGGCGCTACAAGCCGCAATATACCTTTTAAAACTACCGAGCAAAAGACCACATGTCTGTGCTGCGGCAAACCAGCCAAGCATACTGTAGTGTTCGCACGGGCGTACTAA
- the rseP gene encoding RIP metalloprotease RseP — translation METIRIVLMTVLMFFVIVTVHEWGHYYFAKRAGILVREFAIGFGPKLFSYKRNETRFTLRLLPFGGFARMAGEDPEINEIEAGQTIAVRVTDGIVKTIYLDQLDNRKNVVRGEVQHIDLEQALTVKLDVDGEDQQYTVHPQAMMVTKGQSIQIAPKDRQYGSKTVGQRSMAIFAGPLMNFILAFVLFGLHIQMVGVQVDNPTYVQISDITAGMPAAEADLHKGDIIESVNGVAIGANVENMIKLIADSQDKPMKWVVRRDNRTFDLTITPRAMEGQKGGKVGIVPELPTRQAGVGETFKFAGQSMVRTTDIIFQGFSQLIQRFSINDLGGPVRTFEVTGQIAKQGIEQLTYWTAIMSLYLGIFNLLPIPALDGSRLVFLGVEAVRGRPVDPSREGMVHFVGFAMLFLLMIAVTYNDILRLING, via the coding sequence TTGGAAACGATTCGAATAGTTTTGATGACGGTGCTCATGTTTTTCGTCATAGTGACGGTGCATGAATGGGGGCATTATTATTTTGCCAAACGCGCCGGGATTCTGGTACGGGAGTTTGCGATCGGTTTCGGTCCGAAACTGTTTTCTTATAAAAGAAACGAGACGCGATTTACACTACGTTTGCTGCCGTTCGGTGGTTTTGCCCGCATGGCGGGAGAAGATCCGGAAATCAATGAAATTGAAGCCGGACAAACAATTGCTGTACGCGTAACGGACGGTATCGTCAAAACCATTTATTTGGACCAATTGGATAACCGTAAAAATGTGGTGCGCGGCGAAGTGCAGCACATTGATCTGGAGCAGGCACTAACTGTAAAATTGGATGTGGATGGCGAAGATCAGCAATATACGGTGCACCCCCAAGCGATGATGGTAACCAAAGGGCAATCCATCCAGATTGCGCCTAAGGATCGACAGTATGGCAGCAAAACAGTAGGACAGCGTTCTATGGCTATTTTTGCCGGACCGCTGATGAATTTTATTCTTGCCTTTGTTCTGTTTGGTCTGCATATCCAGATGGTCGGCGTACAAGTGGACAACCCAACTTATGTTCAGATTAGTGACATTACAGCGGGTATGCCTGCTGCTGAAGCTGATTTGCATAAGGGCGATATCATTGAATCGGTGAACGGGGTTGCGATTGGGGCAAACGTTGAAAATATGATCAAACTGATTGCCGATTCCCAAGACAAGCCGATGAAATGGGTTGTTCGTCGTGATAACAGAACTTTTGATCTGACGATTACACCTCGTGCAATGGAAGGACAAAAGGGTGGTAAAGTGGGCATCGTGCCTGAACTTCCGACACGGCAAGCCGGAGTCGGGGAAACGTTTAAATTTGCTGGACAATCCATGGTACGAACGACCGATATTATTTTCCAGGGGTTTAGTCAGCTTATCCAACGCTTCTCCATTAATGATCTGGGAGGTCCGGTACGTACTTTTGAAGTGACAGGACAAATTGCCAAGCAGGGCATTGAGCAGCTTACGTATTGGACTGCTATAATGAGTCTTTATTTGGGGATATTTAATCTGTTGCCAATTCCTGCGCTGGATGGAAGCAGACTTGTTTTCCTCGGTGTAGAGGCGGTGAGAGGACGTCCAGTTGATCCGAGTAGGGAAGGTATGGTCCATTTCGTTGGTTTTGCCATGCTATTCCTGCTCATGATTGCGGTCACTTATAATGATATTTTACGATTAATTAACGGATAA